A region from the Branchiostoma lanceolatum isolate klBraLanc5 chromosome 2, klBraLanc5.hap2, whole genome shotgun sequence genome encodes:
- the LOC136427362 gene encoding uncharacterized protein produces MAAASGNLSGIQDSSWTDPPDSMWNSTEDDLDTFLSPNSTNSSDVLDYDFPLPRFTDVTMAKIIIVAVTFVFSIVGNVTFLITSCRLRRNRRSRPLQSLLVHLAIADLIVTFVTMPSLGIWFYTVAWLAGNGMCKLIKSLQVLGLYLSTYLTVAISIDRCISVVKPMCRDAAQRRKHMVAVCWILSILFSIPQAVIFHVESPVPNFQQCVTFGFYTAKWQEQLYNGLVLVVMYPVPLLAILVCSALTFIRLKKEGQDRDTFGTRNPTRERLLLKARNNTLRTTAGIMAGFILCWTPYFVTMVWILFFNWQMVSPVVFDVLFLFGIFNSCVNPVVYGLSMFKGTTHRPTLSLIEFSSPFLTRSERRSASVYSRISRSYSHVSLSTRRSWQPSTDSPASPRPDALNGQHSNSASPVTSRYGASSRARRRSSRQKFLHPDTPKSLESSALSTKHWSDNTAHLKITPLTRTHSSPCVLTSAEVITKCVRPNRRQSTALTVPVLPIICLTPPPESRNTEFVFGNTLGLHDEHACAISSTRPPVADMPYQTAVENQDGQYSLSRQPSKVSIASTPDTPGWETTPCQFVGKTWASPCRYDSFSPGLPSASYQSTRMRIAGLSICLGNTGPNGNPTIPEEHHAESVQNARNDAQETRVIEDNSSSEAVSSPTPLPRLSIVESSCGQTGGASILCSDGSVQSVFESPLHSPSWSPVCSVDFRHRLSLCSFREGRLSSDPYSALPTKHYSVDNLKLSSQNRKAKRRVSKTVRFLDQSTVSNSSLSSEGSNSTRSETHQETKPAKKPSGRRASLADIKSRKGCRVKRKISSILP; encoded by the exons ATGGCTGCTGCGAGCGGCAACCTGTCAGGTATTCAGGACTCCAGCTGGACCGACCCGCCAGACTCCATGTGGAACAGTACAGAAGACGACCTGGACACCTTTCTTTCCCCCAACTCCACAAACTCAAGCGACGTCCTGGACTACGACTTCCCCCTGCCACGCTTCACTGACGTCACCATGGCCAAGATCATCATCGTTGCCGTGACGTTCGTCTTCTCGATCGTCGGTAACGTCACGTTCCTCATCACGTCATGTCGTCTGAGACGGAACAGACGTTCGCGACCCCTGCAGAGCCTGCTGGTGCACCTGGCCATCGCTGACCTCATCGTGACCTTCGTCACCATGCCGTCCCTGGGGATATGGTTCTACACCGTAGCCTGGCTGGCGGGAAACGGCATGTGCAAACTCATCAAAAGTCTACAG GTGCTGGGGTTGTATTTGTCCACGTATCTCACTGTGGCCATCAGCATAGACCGCTGTATCTCTGTGGTCAAACCCATGTGCCGAGACGCCGCCCAGCGGCGCAAGCACATGGTTGCAGTCTGCTGGATCCTCAGCATACTCTTCAGCATTCCGCAG GCTGTGATATTCCACGTGGAAAGCCCGGTGCCAAACTTCCAGCAGTGCGTGACGTTTGGTTTCTACACGGCGAAGTGGCAGGAGCAGCTGTACAACGGCCTGGTGCTGGTGGTCATGTACCCCGTCCCGCTACTCGCCATCCTGGTCTGCAGCGCCCTCACCTTTATACGGCTCAAGAAGGAAGGACAGGATAGAG ACACGTTTGGGACCAGAAATCCGACACGAGAGCGACTCCTGCTGAAGGCGCGGAACAACACCCTGCGCACCACCGCTGGAATCATGGCGGGTTTCATCCTGTGTTGGACTCCGTACTTCGTCACCATGGTCTGGATTCTCTTCTTCAACTGGCagatggtttctcccgtcgtgTTTGACGTCCTCTTCCTCTTCGGCATCTTCAACTCGTGCGTCAACCCGGTAGTGTACGGTCTCAGTATGTTCAAGGGGACCACGCACAGACCAACCCTCTCCCTCATTGAGTTTTCCAGCCCGTTTCTGACGAGGTCGGAGCGACGTTCAGCCTCCGTGTACAGCAGAATCTCAAGATCATACTCCCACGTGTCTCTATCTACAAGAAGGTCGTGGCAACCCTCCACCGACTCcccggcgtctccccgccctgATGCACTGAACGGTCAGCACAGTAACAGCGCTTCTCCAGTCACCAGTAGGTACGGCGCGTCTAGTCGAGCCCGTAGGCGTAGCAGTAGACAGAAATTTCTACATCCCGACACACCCAAATCTCTTGAATCGTCAGCATTGTCGACAAAACATTGGTCAGATAATACCGCGCATTTGAAAATAACCCCCCTGacccggacccactcctctccCTGTGTGCTGACCTCAGCGGAAGTGATTACGAAGTGTGTAAGGCCCAACCGAAGACAATCAACAGCATTGACTGTGCCGGTATTGCCGATAATCTGCCTGACACCTCCTCCAGAAAGCAGAAACACAGAGTTCGTGTTCGGCAACACCCTCGGTCTCCACGACGAGCACGCATGCGCAATCTCATCCACACGACCGCCAGTTGCCGACATGCCATACCAAACAGCTGTGGAAAACCAGGATGGACAATACAGTCTGTCTAGACAGCCGTCTAAAGTATCGATAGCTTCGACGCCTGACACACCAGGCTGGGAGACAACACCATGTCAGTTCGTCGGGAAGACCTGGGCCTCGCCATGTCGGTATGACTCGTTTTCTCCTGGTCTCCCTAGCGCGAGTTATCAAAGTACACGCATGCGCATCGCGGGACTCAGCATCTGTTTGGGAAACACTGGTCCAAACGGCAATCCCACAATCCCAGAGGAACATCACGCTGAAAGCGTACAGAACGCGAGGAACGATGCCCAAGAAACAAGGGTCATTGAAGATAACTCGTCTTCGGAAGCAGTGTCTTCTCCTACTCCGCTGCCTCGACTGTCGATCGTCGAGTCTTCGTGTGGCCAGACCGGTGGAGCGTCCATTTTGTGTTCAGATGGTAGCGTCCAATCTGTTTTTGAAAGCCCTCTGCATTCGCCTTCATGGAGTCCTGTCTGCTCCGTGGACTTTAGGCACAGACTGTCGTTGTGTTCCTTCAGAGAGGGCCGTCTTTCCTCAGATCCCTACTCTGCACTCCCCACAAAACATTACAGTGTCGACAACCTAAAGCTGTCGTCTCAGAATAGAAAAGCAAAACGAAGAGTGTCCAAGACTGTCCGTTTCTTGGATCAATCGACCGTTTCCAACTCCTCCTTGTCGTCAGAGGGGTCAAACTCGACAAGATCCGAAACTCACCAAGAAACCAAACCGGCCAAGAAACCATCTGGACGCCGGGCCTCCTTAGCAGATATAAAATCGAGGAAAGGGTGTCGGGTGAAAAGGAAGATATCGTCTATTTTGCCTTAA